From Glycine max cultivar Williams 82 chromosome 11, Glycine_max_v4.0, whole genome shotgun sequence, the proteins below share one genomic window:
- the LOC100500382 gene encoding zinc-finger domain-containing protein isoform X1 produces MASSVLKSLLLRFSSSRNTTTTRSFSLVTPQISNHTAKWMQDTSKKSPMELINEVPPIKVESRIVACEGDTDPALGHPIEFICLDLPEPAVCKYCGLRYVQDHHH; encoded by the exons ATGGCGTCGAGTGTGTTGAAGAGCCTCCTCCTGAGATTTTCCTCATCGAGGAACACGACGACCACCAGAAGTTTCAGCCTCGTTACCCCTCAAATCAGCAACCACACCGCCAAGTGGATGCAG GATACAAGCAAGAAATCTCCGATGGAGCTGATTAATGAAGTTCCTCCAATTAAGGTTGAAAGCAGGATAGTTGCTTGTGAAGGAG ATACCGATCCTGCCCTTGGACACCCGATTGAATTTATATGCCTTGACTTGCCCGAGCCAGCTGTTTGCAAATATTGTGGCCTTCGTTATGTTCAGGATCATCACCATTAG